Proteins encoded in a region of the Corvus hawaiiensis isolate bCorHaw1 chromosome 18, bCorHaw1.pri.cur, whole genome shotgun sequence genome:
- the LOC125335344 gene encoding D-dopachrome decarboxylase, producing MPFVELDTSLPAERLPPGLAQTLCTAAADILGKPAERVNVTVRSGLPMVLSGSAEPCAQLVVSSIGVVGTAEQNQRHSARFFDVLTAQLGLGPERIVIRFYPLEPWQIGKNRTVMTFL from the exons ATGCCGTTCGTGGAGCTGGACACCAGCCTGCCGGCCGAGCGGCTACCGCCGGGGCTGGCCCAAACCCTGTGCACCGCCGCCGCGGACATCCTGGGCAAACCGGcggag CGAGTGAACGTGACGGTGCGGAGCGGGCTGCCCATGGTGCTGTCGGGCTCGGCCGAGCCCTGCGCCCAGCTGGTCGTCTCATCCATCGGCGTGGTGGGCACGGCGGAGCAGAACCAGCGGCACAGCGCCCGCTTCTTCGACGTCCTGACGGCGCAGCTGGGCCTCGGCCCCGAGCG GATTGTCATCCGCTTTTACCCACTGGAGCCCTGGCAGATTGGCAAGAACAGGACAGTCATGACATTCCTGTGA